In Caproiciproducens sp. NJN-50, the following are encoded in one genomic region:
- a CDS encoding peptidylprolyl isomerase yields MKYPIVTMKTSRGSAEIELYPDIAPNTVNNFISLVQKGFYNGTLFHRVIPHFMVQGGDPLGNGTGGPGYSIRGEFTSNRFQNDLKHARGVISMARTVEPNSAGSQFFIMVEDSPYLDGEYASFGRVISGMEEIDRIVNVPRDYDDKPLEDEAIDSMTVETFGETYEKPKTV; encoded by the coding sequence ATGAAATATCCGATTGTTACCATGAAAACTTCTAGGGGCTCGGCCGAGATAGAACTTTACCCCGATATCGCCCCAAATACTGTGAACAACTTTATCTCTCTGGTCCAAAAGGGGTTTTACAACGGGACGCTGTTTCACCGCGTGATTCCCCATTTCATGGTTCAGGGGGGCGACCCGCTTGGCAATGGAACCGGCGGCCCCGGCTACAGCATTCGCGGAGAATTCACCTCGAACCGCTTTCAAAATGACCTGAAACACGCAAGGGGCGTCATTTCCATGGCGCGGACCGTGGAACCGAACAGCGCAGGCTCCCAGTTCTTCATTATGGTGGAGGATTCCCCTTATCTGGATGGTGAGTACGCGTCTTTCGGACGGGTCATCTCCGGCATGGAGGAAATCGACCGGATCGTCAACGTGCCCCGGGACTATGACGACAAGCCTCTGGAGGACGAAGCCATCGACTCCATGACGGTGGAAACCTTCGGTGAAACCTATGAAAAACCAAAAACCGTTTAA
- a CDS encoding 2-hydroxyacyl-CoA dehydratase: protein MAKLKYNKKGRLLFTKEMKKEYTILAPMMAPIHFRLIVNVMNNCGYHFELLDTTGPNIVQEGLKYVHNDTCYPALLVIGQFIDALHSGKYDLNKTALVITQTGGGCRASNYIHLLRKALKKAGLTQIPVISMNLSFLEHNPGFQITLSMIRKFVAGIVYGDALMLLHNQTEAYEANKGESGQKVEKWIAELSDQFNHGHGLSLREQTENLNRIVHDFAAVPIQNVPRVKVGIVGEIYVKYAALGNNNLEDFLKEQGCEINVPGLMGFALFKVDNRLDDIRLYGGNPVKHFVVKKLMNYLLKMQDILIEAVKTEPRYLAPTPYAHTKSLVKGVIGYGDKMGEGWLLTAEMMELTEQGYGNIVCAQPFGCLPNHICGKGMIHKIRAVDERSNIVPIDYDPSATRVNQENRIKLMLAVAKEKLAQQEKER, encoded by the coding sequence ATGGCAAAGTTGAAATACAATAAAAAGGGGCGCCTTCTGTTTACGAAGGAAATGAAAAAGGAATACACGATTCTCGCTCCGATGATGGCGCCGATCCATTTCCGCCTGATCGTCAACGTGATGAACAACTGCGGCTACCATTTCGAGTTGCTGGACACCACCGGGCCGAATATCGTGCAGGAGGGACTGAAGTATGTCCACAACGACACCTGCTACCCCGCTCTGCTGGTGATCGGGCAGTTTATCGACGCGCTGCACTCCGGAAAATACGACCTGAACAAAACCGCGCTGGTCATCACCCAGACCGGGGGCGGGTGCCGCGCTTCCAATTATATCCACCTGCTGCGCAAGGCTCTGAAAAAGGCCGGCCTCACACAGATTCCCGTCATCTCGATGAACCTGTCGTTTCTGGAGCACAACCCGGGATTTCAGATCACCCTTTCCATGATCCGCAAATTCGTCGCCGGCATCGTTTACGGCGACGCGCTCATGCTGCTGCACAACCAGACGGAAGCCTATGAGGCCAACAAGGGGGAAAGCGGACAAAAAGTCGAGAAATGGATTGCGGAGCTTTCCGATCAGTTCAATCACGGCCACGGCCTTTCGCTCCGGGAGCAGACGGAGAATCTGAACCGTATCGTTCACGATTTCGCCGCTGTTCCGATTCAAAACGTGCCCAGGGTCAAGGTCGGAATCGTCGGTGAAATTTACGTCAAATACGCCGCGCTGGGGAACAATAACCTGGAGGATTTCCTCAAGGAACAGGGATGCGAAATCAATGTGCCCGGCCTGATGGGCTTCGCCCTGTTCAAGGTCGATAACCGGCTGGACGACATCCGCCTCTACGGCGGAAACCCGGTCAAACATTTCGTTGTCAAAAAGTTGATGAACTATCTTCTGAAAATGCAGGACATTCTGATCGAAGCGGTCAAAACAGAGCCGCGGTATCTCGCCCCCACTCCATATGCCCACACAAAGAGCCTGGTCAAGGGCGTGATCGGCTACGGCGACAAGATGGGAGAGGGCTGGCTCCTGACGGCGGAAATGATGGAGCTGACCGAACAGGGATACGGGAATATCGTCTGCGCGCAGCCGTTCGGCTGCCTGCCGAATCATATTTGCGGCAAGGGAATGATCCACAAGATCAGGGCGGTTGACGAACGCTCCAACATCGTTCCGATCGACTACGATCCAAGCGCCACCAGGGTCAACCAGGAAAACAGAATCAAACTGATGCTGGCGGTGGCAAAAGAAAAACTTGCGCAGCAAGAAAAGGAGCGGTAA
- a CDS encoding MBL fold metallo-hydrolase RNA specificity domain-containing protein translates to MQLTFYGADKEVTGSCHCLEACGKRILIDCGLQQGADGGGDRDLPFYAQQIDYVIVTHAHIDHSGRLPLLVRNGYRGKIYATGATCDLLSIMLRDSAHIQEMDAVNENRKGKRAGREPEEPLYTVEDAQDTIRRLEPCVYDEMVPLCEGVRFRMVDAGHLLGSASVELWAEENGETKKIVFSGDIGNLNQPIIRDPQYIREADYVVMESTYGNREHDPITSYIPDLAKVFDETLAAGGNVVIPSFAVGRTQELLYFIREMKAKKLVKSVPDFPVYVDSPLAAEATEIYSGDLTGYADEDTVRVIREGFRPLRFSNLHICESVEESRALNEDGVPKVIISSSGMCEAGRIRHHLKHNLWRRECSIVFVGYQANGTLGRILVDGAKQVKLFGEEIAVEARVHNFKALSGHADHKGLLRWIGSFAQKPDRVFVVHGEQEICQEFTEELNALGYHAYAPNFRAVADLISNTILEEGTEPARVKAKARRVQAAFARLVEAGRRLMRVIQENEGGANKDLAKFADQINSLSDKWSR, encoded by the coding sequence ATGCAGCTGACTTTTTACGGAGCGGACAAGGAAGTGACGGGAAGCTGCCATTGTCTGGAGGCCTGCGGGAAACGGATCCTGATTGACTGCGGGCTTCAGCAGGGCGCGGACGGAGGCGGCGACAGGGACTTGCCGTTTTACGCGCAGCAGATCGACTATGTGATCGTCACCCACGCGCATATCGACCACAGCGGGCGTCTTCCGCTGTTGGTCAGGAACGGATACCGGGGTAAAATTTACGCGACGGGGGCTACCTGCGACCTGCTGTCCATTATGCTGCGCGACAGCGCGCATATTCAGGAAATGGACGCCGTGAACGAGAACAGAAAGGGAAAACGGGCCGGCAGGGAACCGGAAGAACCTCTGTATACGGTCGAGGACGCGCAGGATACGATCCGGCGTCTGGAACCCTGCGTTTACGACGAAATGGTTCCTCTGTGCGAGGGAGTCCGGTTCCGCATGGTCGACGCGGGACACCTGCTCGGTTCCGCCTCCGTGGAGCTGTGGGCGGAAGAAAACGGGGAAACGAAAAAGATCGTGTTTTCCGGCGATATCGGAAACCTGAACCAGCCGATTATCCGGGACCCCCAGTATATTCGGGAAGCGGACTATGTAGTGATGGAATCCACCTACGGCAACCGGGAGCACGACCCGATCACGAGCTATATTCCGGACCTTGCGAAGGTGTTCGATGAAACGCTGGCCGCAGGCGGCAACGTGGTGATTCCCAGCTTCGCGGTCGGCCGGACGCAGGAGCTGCTCTATTTCATCCGGGAGATGAAAGCAAAAAAGCTGGTGAAAAGCGTGCCGGATTTTCCGGTCTATGTGGACAGCCCTCTCGCCGCCGAGGCGACGGAAATTTACAGCGGCGATCTGACCGGCTATGCGGACGAGGACACCGTCCGTGTGATCCGCGAGGGATTCCGCCCACTGCGCTTTTCCAACCTGCACATCTGTGAGAGCGTCGAGGAGTCCAGGGCCCTGAATGAAGACGGCGTGCCCAAGGTGATTATCTCCTCCAGCGGAATGTGCGAGGCGGGCCGCATCCGTCATCATCTGAAACACAATTTGTGGAGAAGGGAATGTTCGATCGTTTTCGTCGGGTACCAGGCAAACGGAACGCTGGGGCGCATCCTGGTCGACGGAGCGAAACAGGTCAAGCTGTTCGGAGAAGAAATCGCCGTCGAGGCCCGCGTCCACAATTTCAAGGCGCTGTCGGGGCACGCCGACCACAAGGGCCTGCTGCGCTGGATCGGGTCGTTTGCTCAAAAGCCGGACCGCGTGTTCGTTGTCCACGGCGAGCAGGAGATCTGCCAGGAATTTACGGAGGAGCTGAACGCGCTGGGCTACCACGCTTACGCGCCGAATTTCCGGGCGGTCGCGGATCTGATCAGCAACACCATCCTGGAAGAGGGGACCGAGCCCGCCCGCGTCAAGGCAAAGGCGAGAAGAGTGCAGGCCGCGTTTGCGCGTCTGGTGGAAGCCGGACGCCGCCTGATGCGCGTCATTCAGGAAAACGAAGGCGGCGCAAATAAAGACCTTGCCAAATTTGCCGACCAGATCAATTCGCTCAGCGACAAATGGAGCCGGTGA
- a CDS encoding sensor domain-containing diguanylate cyclase: MKGKSFWFQILGFFLSAVTFACQTNGFQESRMTPGPLILSAAVSLCLLLIVWYRYVDKPTGDFLHTIHRAIGGDYGARFSCYAENDNFRRLSAAFNRLMGRVESQTEELTESRQLQSLLYENEKIYRSALELTCERVFEADLTHDQLIYGYETYQKVFSFHHIERFEDLIGKLADQAVHEEDAEKFRRTFDRRNLLETFNSSGVPEIVLEYRQRLPSGEVTWVSTSVIRSGDPENGLKVIGYVKNIDARKRKELEILKQSQKDGLTGIYNKRCTQSLIESFLAGSGNGGRHAAIMLDIDDFKRINDTLGHIQGDAALLNVAQRLSALFRSSDIVGRIGGDEFFVLMKDCGSREVLTEKLDALTGMFGEIHLEDPSFQVSGSIGVALYPEDGTDYRELYKKADVALYYSKAHGKNQYRIYSRQ; encoded by the coding sequence GTGAAGGGCAAGTCTTTCTGGTTCCAGATCCTGGGCTTTTTCCTGTCAGCCGTCACCTTTGCCTGTCAGACGAACGGATTCCAGGAAAGCAGAATGACTCCGGGGCCGCTGATTCTTTCCGCCGCGGTTTCTCTTTGCCTGCTTTTAATCGTCTGGTACCGCTATGTCGACAAGCCGACCGGCGATTTCCTTCATACAATCCACCGGGCGATCGGCGGCGACTACGGCGCCCGGTTTTCCTGTTATGCGGAAAACGATAATTTTCGCCGCCTGTCCGCCGCGTTCAACCGGCTGATGGGCCGCGTGGAAAGCCAGACGGAAGAACTGACGGAAAGCCGGCAGCTTCAGAGCCTGCTTTACGAAAATGAAAAAATATACCGTTCCGCGCTTGAGCTTACCTGCGAGCGGGTTTTTGAAGCGGACCTCACCCATGACCAGCTGATTTATGGATATGAAACCTATCAAAAGGTCTTTTCCTTTCATCATATCGAACGATTCGAAGATCTGATCGGCAAGCTCGCGGATCAGGCCGTGCATGAGGAGGACGCCGAAAAATTCCGCCGGACTTTCGACCGGCGGAACCTGCTGGAGACTTTCAACAGCTCCGGCGTGCCGGAAATCGTTCTGGAGTATCGGCAAAGGCTGCCGTCCGGCGAGGTCACCTGGGTCTCCACCTCTGTCATTCGGAGCGGCGACCCGGAAAACGGGCTGAAGGTCATCGGTTACGTCAAGAATATCGACGCGCGAAAACGAAAGGAACTGGAGATTTTAAAGCAGTCTCAGAAAGACGGGCTGACCGGGATCTACAACAAACGGTGCACCCAGTCCCTGATCGAGAGCTTTCTGGCGGGCAGCGGAAACGGCGGCCGCCATGCGGCAATCATGCTTGATATCGACGATTTTAAACGGATCAACGACACGCTCGGCCACATTCAGGGAGACGCGGCGCTTTTAAACGTCGCGCAGAGGCTCTCCGCCCTGTTCCGCAGCTCGGATATCGTGGGCAGGATCGGCGGAGACGAATTTTTCGTTTTGATGAAGGACTGCGGTTCCCGCGAAGTCCTGACAGAAAAGCTGGACGCGCTCACGGGCATGTTTGGGGAAATCCATCTGGAAGATCCCTCTTTTCAGGTCAGCGGCAGTATCGGCGTGGCTCTTTACCCGGAAGACGGAACGGATTACCGGGAGCTCTACAAAAAAGCGGATGTTGCACTCTATTACTCCAAAGCTCACGGTAAAAATCAATACCGTATTTACTCCCGGCAATAG
- a CDS encoding acyl-CoA dehydratase activase-related protein, with amino-acid sequence MKIGLDVGSTTIKCIVMDESGKILYRSYQRHYSKITEKMTELLEKVRREFNLDETAMLTVSGSAGMGISQTCGLPFVQEVYATRIAVGRLIPDADVIIELGGEDAKILFLSGGLEVRMNGSCAGGTGAFIDQMATLLNLSLEEMDRLASQYEKIYTIASRCGVFAKSDVQPLLNQGARTTDISASIFAAVANQTIAGLAQGRPIRGKVVYLGGPLTFLPQLRGSFDRALKVTGVCPEDSLYYVAIGAAYCGAVETNLGEALDRIRKYGSTGSFLSIPPLFRNEEEYEAFRERHAQCRAPRGDIASYRGDVWLGVDAGSTTVKAVLLGKDGEILDSVYQNNSGNPVPIIRDYLLGVYQNHPDLRIAGSAVTGYGEELLKNAFGIDYGIVETVAHFTAAKHFRPNVDFVIDIGGQDMKCFKIRGGAVDNIFLNEACSSGCGSFLQTFASTLGYEIPEFAKLGLFAEHPVDLGSRCTVFMNSQVKQAQKDGATTEDISAGLSVSVVKNAIYKVIRVASAEELGRNIVVQGGTFLNDAVLRVFEKELGVEVTRPDISGLMGAYGAALYAMGKPKSESSLIGLEELQDFKHEVKVTNCGLCSNHCRLTINIFGGNRRFIGGNRCEKPVTKKNAKSELNMVAFKMDLLSAYRASEPGPRGKIGIPMGLNLYELLPFWHRFFTSLGFEVVLSPLSDRELYLNGQSTIPSDTVCFPAKLMHGHVQALIDAGVRNIFYPCMSYNFDEGISDNHYNCPVVAYYPEVIAANMGSLSDYNFIHDYVGIHRKHDFPIKMHGVLQKSFPDITVREVKQAAKAAYGEYDRYMEQVRRKGDEMILEAEREHLPIIVLSGRPYHLDPEINHGIDKLIVSLGAAVITEDVVSPRAGKIHTDVLNQWTYHARLYAAAKYVCTRPDMNLVQLVSFGCGVDAITTDEVRRILEEGGKIYTQIKIDEITNLGAVKIRLRSLFAALEA; translated from the coding sequence ATGAAAATCGGACTCGACGTTGGTTCCACCACTATAAAATGTATTGTTATGGATGAATCCGGCAAGATCTTGTATCGTTCCTATCAACGGCATTATTCCAAGATCACGGAAAAAATGACGGAGCTTCTGGAAAAAGTCCGCCGTGAATTCAACCTGGACGAAACAGCGATGCTGACTGTTTCCGGTTCTGCCGGAATGGGAATCTCCCAGACGTGCGGTCTTCCGTTCGTCCAGGAAGTCTACGCGACCCGCATCGCGGTCGGCCGGCTGATTCCCGACGCCGACGTGATTATTGAGCTCGGCGGCGAGGACGCCAAGATCCTGTTCCTTTCCGGCGGGCTGGAGGTCCGCATGAACGGCTCCTGCGCGGGCGGGACGGGGGCCTTCATCGATCAGATGGCTACCCTCCTGAACCTGTCGCTGGAGGAGATGGACCGGCTCGCCTCTCAATATGAAAAAATCTATACGATCGCATCGCGCTGCGGGGTCTTTGCCAAATCGGATGTCCAGCCCCTGCTGAACCAGGGCGCCCGAACGACGGATATTTCCGCCAGCATCTTCGCCGCCGTGGCAAACCAGACCATCGCCGGGCTGGCCCAGGGCCGCCCGATCCGCGGCAAGGTGGTCTATCTCGGCGGGCCGCTGACGTTCCTGCCGCAGCTGCGGGGCAGTTTCGACCGCGCTCTGAAAGTGACCGGCGTCTGCCCGGAGGATTCCCTTTATTACGTCGCCATCGGCGCGGCATACTGCGGCGCGGTCGAGACAAACCTCGGGGAAGCGCTGGATCGGATCCGCAAATACGGCTCCACGGGAAGCTTTCTCTCCATTCCCCCTCTGTTCCGGAATGAAGAGGAGTACGAGGCGTTCCGCGAACGGCACGCACAGTGCAGGGCTCCGCGGGGAGACATCGCGTCCTACCGCGGCGATGTCTGGCTCGGCGTCGACGCGGGTTCGACCACGGTCAAAGCCGTGCTGCTAGGCAAAGACGGAGAAATCCTCGATTCCGTCTATCAGAACAATTCCGGCAATCCCGTCCCGATCATCCGGGATTACCTGCTCGGCGTCTATCAGAACCATCCGGATCTCCGCATCGCGGGAAGCGCCGTGACGGGCTATGGGGAAGAACTGCTGAAAAACGCTTTCGGCATCGACTACGGGATCGTTGAAACGGTCGCCCACTTCACCGCCGCAAAGCACTTCCGCCCGAACGTGGATTTCGTCATCGACATCGGCGGGCAGGACATGAAATGCTTCAAGATCCGGGGCGGCGCGGTGGACAATATTTTCCTGAACGAAGCCTGCTCCTCCGGGTGCGGCTCCTTTTTGCAGACGTTCGCCAGCACGCTCGGCTATGAGATACCGGAATTCGCAAAGCTCGGCCTGTTCGCGGAGCATCCCGTGGACCTCGGTTCCCGCTGCACCGTCTTTATGAACTCCCAGGTCAAGCAGGCACAGAAGGACGGAGCGACGACGGAGGACATCTCCGCGGGCCTTTCGGTCAGCGTGGTGAAAAACGCGATCTACAAGGTGATCCGCGTCGCGAGCGCCGAAGAGCTCGGCCGGAACATCGTGGTGCAGGGGGGCACGTTCCTGAACGACGCCGTGCTTCGCGTCTTTGAAAAGGAGCTCGGCGTGGAGGTCACCCGCCCGGACATCTCCGGCCTGATGGGCGCTTACGGCGCGGCGCTCTACGCTATGGGCAAGCCGAAAAGCGAAAGCTCGCTGATCGGCCTTGAGGAACTTCAGGATTTCAAGCATGAGGTGAAAGTGACCAACTGCGGACTGTGCAGCAACCACTGCCGCCTGACCATCAATATCTTCGGCGGAAACCGGCGCTTTATCGGAGGCAACCGCTGCGAAAAGCCGGTCACCAAAAAAAATGCGAAGAGCGAGCTCAATATGGTGGCATTCAAGATGGATCTTCTGTCCGCTTACCGTGCGTCGGAGCCGGGACCGCGGGGAAAGATCGGGATTCCGATGGGCCTGAACCTGTACGAACTGCTCCCGTTCTGGCATCGCTTCTTCACCTCCCTCGGATTTGAAGTCGTCCTCTCCCCCCTTTCGGACCGCGAGCTGTACCTGAACGGACAGAGCACCATTCCGTCCGACACGGTCTGTTTTCCCGCAAAGCTGATGCACGGGCATGTGCAGGCTTTGATCGACGCAGGGGTCCGGAACATCTTCTACCCCTGTATGTCGTACAATTTCGACGAGGGAATCTCCGACAACCATTACAACTGTCCGGTCGTCGCCTACTATCCCGAGGTGATCGCGGCCAACATGGGCAGTCTTTCCGATTATAATTTCATCCACGACTATGTGGGGATCCACCGCAAACACGACTTTCCGATCAAGATGCACGGAGTTCTTCAGAAAAGCTTTCCGGACATCACCGTCCGCGAAGTCAAACAGGCTGCAAAAGCGGCTTACGGGGAATATGACCGCTATATGGAGCAAGTCCGCCGGAAGGGCGACGAAATGATTCTTGAGGCCGAGCGCGAGCACCTGCCGATCATCGTCCTGAGCGGCAGACCGTATCATCTCGACCCGGAGATCAACCACGGAATCGACAAGCTCATCGTCAGCCTCGGTGCCGCCGTGATTACGGAAGACGTCGTCAGCCCCAGAGCCGGAAAAATTCACACGGACGTCCTGAACCAGTGGACTTACCACGCCCGGCTGTACGCCGCGGCCAAATACGTCTGCACAAGGCCCGACATGAACCTGGTGCAGCTCGTGTCCTTCGGCTGCGGAGTCGACGCGATCACGACCGACGAGGTCCGCAGGATCCTGGAAGAGGGCGGCAAAATCTACACCCAGATCAAAATCGATGAAATCACAAACCTTGGCGCGGTGAAGATCAGGCTGCGCAGCCTGTTTGCCGCCCTGGAGGCGTAG
- a CDS encoding exodeoxyribonuclease III: MKLISWNVNGLRSCLNKGFLDFFEQAEADVFCIQETKMQPDQAELTLAGYRQYWNSAQKKGYSGTAVFSRVEPLSVRYGIGIPEHDTEGRCITLEFPDFTLVTVYTPNSQRELARLSYRMQWEDAFREYLAGLDAHKPVIVCGDMNVAREAIDLKNPKSNLRNAGFTEEEREKMTRLLESGFTDSFRWLYPDTVTYSWWSYMFHAREKNAGWRIDYFLVSDELRERVGDSRILTDVMGSDHCPVELVLRDGAVRNGKQEEERCS; encoded by the coding sequence GTGAAATTGATTTCATGGAATGTCAACGGCCTGAGGTCGTGTCTGAACAAGGGATTTTTGGACTTTTTCGAACAGGCGGAAGCCGATGTTTTTTGCATTCAGGAAACGAAGATGCAGCCGGACCAGGCGGAGCTGACGCTGGCGGGATATCGGCAGTACTGGAATTCGGCGCAGAAAAAGGGATATTCCGGGACGGCGGTGTTTTCCAGGGTTGAGCCGCTTTCCGTTCGGTACGGGATCGGGATTCCGGAGCACGACACGGAAGGGCGCTGCATTACGCTGGAATTTCCTGATTTTACGCTGGTCACGGTTTACACGCCGAATTCCCAGCGCGAGCTGGCCAGGCTCTCTTACCGCATGCAGTGGGAGGATGCGTTCCGTGAATATCTGGCCGGCCTTGACGCGCATAAGCCGGTGATTGTGTGCGGAGATATGAATGTCGCCCGCGAGGCGATCGATTTGAAAAATCCAAAGAGCAATCTGCGCAATGCCGGCTTTACCGAGGAGGAAAGGGAAAAAATGACCCGGCTGCTCGAATCCGGCTTTACAGACAGCTTCCGCTGGCTTTATCCGGACACGGTCACTTATTCATGGTGGTCATACATGTTTCACGCGCGGGAAAAGAATGCCGGCTGGCGCATCGATTATTTCCTGGTGTCGGATGAGCTGAGGGAACGGGTCGGGGACAGCAGGATCCTGACCGATGTCATGGGAAGCGACCATTGCCCGGTGGAGCTTGTGCTCAGGGACGGGGCTGTGCGGAATGGAAAACAGGAGGAAGAAAGATGCAGCTGA
- the pyrB gene encoding aspartate carbamoyltransferase: MQLYDMIDLDQLSVGEIRELVALADSMRKNPWAYRESCRGKIMATLFYEPSTRTKMSFQTAMYRLGGEVIGFDNPENTSVSKGESLKDTITVVSGYADIVVMRNPCEGAAAAASLYSKSPIINAGDGGHLHPTQTLTDLVTLSNEKGRLDHLRIGLCGDLKYGRTVHSLIRTMTRFPGSSFVLISTPELALPKYVLDVIDAAGCTCSAAESLEQALPELDVLYMTRIQQERFSSREEYERQKGVFVLDSVKLRNAKPDLKILHPLPRVDEISVDVDGDPRASYFEQTVYGVYARMALILTILQSRDRPRKRKIPHPTHPHRCSNPKCITQTERYLPGLFTEVGDMLLCSYCDSGTLI; this comes from the coding sequence ATGCAGCTTTACGATATGATAGACCTGGACCAGCTCTCGGTGGGAGAGATCAGGGAGCTGGTTGCTCTTGCCGATAGTATGCGCAAAAATCCGTGGGCCTATCGGGAATCCTGCCGCGGGAAAATCATGGCGACGCTGTTCTATGAACCGTCCACGCGCACCAAGATGTCGTTTCAGACCGCCATGTACCGCCTGGGAGGCGAAGTGATCGGCTTTGACAATCCGGAAAACACGTCGGTTTCCAAGGGGGAGAGCCTGAAGGACACGATCACGGTCGTCAGCGGATACGCGGATATCGTCGTCATGCGGAATCCGTGCGAGGGGGCGGCGGCGGCCGCGTCGCTGTATTCCAAATCCCCCATTATCAATGCGGGGGACGGGGGGCATCTTCATCCGACGCAGACTTTGACGGACCTTGTCACCCTTTCCAATGAAAAGGGAAGGCTGGACCACCTGAGAATCGGATTGTGCGGAGATCTGAAATACGGCAGAACCGTCCATTCGCTGATTCGGACGATGACCCGCTTTCCAGGCTCCTCCTTTGTGTTGATTTCCACCCCGGAGCTCGCTCTGCCGAAATACGTTCTGGACGTGATCGACGCCGCGGGCTGCACCTGTTCTGCCGCGGAAAGCCTGGAGCAGGCCCTGCCGGAATTGGACGTGCTGTATATGACCCGCATTCAGCAGGAACGTTTTTCAAGCCGGGAGGAGTACGAACGGCAAAAGGGCGTCTTTGTCCTGGACAGCGTGAAGCTCCGGAATGCAAAGCCGGACCTGAAAATTCTGCATCCGCTGCCCCGCGTGGATGAAATCTCCGTGGACGTGGACGGCGACCCGCGCGCTTCTTATTTTGAACAGACCGTCTATGGCGTTTACGCCAGAATGGCGCTGATCCTGACCATCCTGCAAAGCCGGGACCGGCCTCGGAAGAGGAAAATTCCGCACCCCACGCATCCGCACCGCTGCTCCAATCCCAAGTGCATCACGCAGACGGAACGCTACCTGCCGGGCCTTTTTACGGAGGTCGGAGACATGCTGCTGTGTTCCTACTGTGACAGCGGCACCCTGATTTGA